A stretch of the Psychroserpens sp. Hel_I_66 genome encodes the following:
- a CDS encoding type I polyketide synthase — MEKPNSTYLFFERSANLYPNECCLIFGDSQLSYSQLEDKVLEAHHAIVKFAKDENIIGLPTTRGVNQIVFMLAILKAGKSYLPIDFKYPKNRIEKIINNSKLNFCFTTDDEAVFISETGLKTLPNPNPENAPSLKVQDKMSENAAYILYTSGSTGEPKGVCMGQEAVVNLINWQNKNSEAQKGSRTLQFAPLSFDVSFQEIMATLSIGGTLVLINEEQRLDMFELLKLIEKKNVNRLFLPFVALQALAETAVSINLFPKSLKEIMTAGEQLKITTQLRTFFSELDDCKLFNQYGPTECHVVTELKLEGNPENWSALPTIGKPIDNTKIYILDKNQNVVSNGETGELCITGACLGEGYLGNDALTKEKFSVLKLSDNEELRIYRTGDIARYLPNGNIEFLGREDEQVKISGHRIELGEVEIALNKLPNIQQAVVVASTHLSDQAQLIAYLQSTNPSQDIPDFKQQVSKVLPEYMLPTHYIWMTDFPKTSSGKINKKALPLPEYTRPSNAPLYKKPISEIEKNIAKIWSELLRIPKIGVSDNFFEMGGTSLLAQKTVSALRLNFKYEIPIIKLYQHPTISELSNYLEPNKEIEFKATRTKNKNNSSSDVAIIGMAGRFPGANTIQELWEVLRDGKETISFFTPEELDATISESLRKDPLYVAARGIVPEAKTFDSAFFGLNPKIAEAMDPQQRLFLEIAWEVLEQSGHLPSHYDGSIGVFAGTGTNTYYVNNILPNEKVLNRIGRFQSNTLNEKDYISSRTAYHLNLKGPAVSVHSACSTSLLAIAEAADAIRLGHCDVALAGGSSITTPIFSGHLYQEGSMMSPDGHCRSFDENGKGTVFSDGAGVILLKNLEQAKADGDTIYALVKGVGINNDGGNKGSFTAPSAEGQAGSIANALIDANIDASEISYIETHGTATPVGDPIEIEGLKMAFGKQQQNGFCAIGSIKSNMGHLTAAAGVAGVIKTILSLKHRQLVPSLGFDKPNPSIDFENSPFFVNNTLKSWDAESPRKAGISSFGVGGTNVHVILEEYENKQKPSDEGRPLQLLTWSAKSEHSLTGYQSALGDFLNNTSGVSLSDVAYSLTQTREPFAHRRFIIADSTVQAKDILNSEDNKDIKSSTLNVVPSELAFLFPGQGAQYLNMGKALYSEEKVFKDAVDECANLLSLNFDLDILNVVYPEQNSDEAEAKLKDTKYTQPALFVIEYALAQLWMSWGIKPTLLCGHSVGEFVAAHLSGIFSLKDALHLITIRGKLVSELPGGSMLSVRSTHKAIEHLIPDTLSVAAINSDSLIVISGEDEQVETFSKVLDTENIANKLLLTSHAFHSTMMDPVLDIFEAEVKKLKLNLPRIPMVSTVTGDWITDAEATSATYWTNHLRATVNFSGAMDTVLNLEDPILLEVGPGRALTTLSMQKKGLKSLASISSLSFPKENETAYHTVLTALGDLWLKAIDINWKHFYSDQSRQKLWLPSYVFDRKTCWIEPIALKPTTINYNNTIENTVTQPIETVQYNTTKFMRKPIILNKISELIEDNSGIEIESSDFNVSFLELGLDSLVLTQMAINLKNEFNTPISFRQLNDEFGSPELLAEHLDKVLPKEVYAPAVANPVQENTNNVNSFESVSQNFNAPNNNNNNNNNNNNTALSLIAQQIQLLGKQIELLQGNNSQHVPVSHIQEPKPVMMTPPNDSSTEILSEEEKIEHKKPFGATPRIERLSAELNSEQKTFLDNLISTYNKKTAGSKAYTQKHRHHMSDPRVVSGFKPLTKELVYPIVVDKSSGSRLWDIDGNEYLDVLNSFGACLFGHQPDFIKKAIHDQVELGFEVGPQHPLAGEVCELLCEFTNQDRAALCNTGSEAVLGAMRIARTVTGRSLIVAFTTSYHGINDEVLVRGSKKLKSFPAASGILPEAVQNMLILDYGTDESLAIIKERAHEIAAVLVEPIQSRRADFRPIEFLKEVKKITTASQSVLIFDEIITGFRMHPGGAQALFGVKADLATYGKVIGGGISIGAITGSKRCMDALDGGFWQYGDDSFPEAGVTYFAGTFVRHPLALATCKASLLHMKKEGVQLQASIAAKTERFATEVNTHLKSNGIPIEIVFYRSLWKLKMLEDLPYAELFFVLMRKKGIHVWDGFPCYFTTAYTEDDVQRLIDTSIECIEELVAVGIIKTDPHKHHLPSNNGQSKNFTKELNQPPVKGARLGMDKSGNPAWFVADKDKVGEYIQIDL; from the coding sequence ATGGAGAAACCTAACTCTACATATTTATTTTTTGAGCGTTCAGCTAATTTATATCCAAATGAGTGTTGCTTAATATTTGGTGATTCTCAATTATCTTACAGCCAATTAGAGGATAAAGTTTTGGAGGCTCATCACGCTATTGTAAAGTTCGCAAAAGATGAAAATATAATAGGTTTACCAACTACAAGAGGTGTTAATCAAATAGTTTTCATGCTCGCCATTTTAAAAGCTGGCAAATCATATCTCCCAATCGATTTTAAATACCCAAAAAATCGGATTGAAAAAATCATAAACAATTCTAAACTCAATTTCTGTTTCACTACAGATGATGAAGCTGTTTTTATTTCTGAAACAGGCCTCAAAACACTACCCAATCCAAACCCAGAAAACGCACCTAGCTTAAAAGTACAGGATAAAATGTCTGAAAATGCTGCTTACATCTTGTACACTTCAGGCTCCACTGGAGAACCAAAAGGTGTTTGTATGGGTCAAGAAGCTGTAGTAAATCTTATTAATTGGCAGAATAAAAATTCCGAAGCTCAAAAAGGATCTCGCACATTACAATTTGCACCATTGAGTTTTGACGTATCATTTCAAGAAATCATGGCAACGCTCAGTATTGGCGGTACACTTGTTCTAATCAATGAAGAGCAAAGGTTAGATATGTTTGAGCTCTTAAAATTGATAGAAAAGAAAAATGTCAACAGACTATTTCTCCCTTTTGTTGCATTGCAAGCATTAGCAGAAACTGCTGTGAGCATCAATCTTTTTCCGAAGAGCTTAAAAGAAATCATGACTGCTGGTGAGCAATTAAAAATCACCACACAATTGCGGACCTTCTTTTCAGAATTAGACGATTGCAAACTTTTTAACCAATATGGTCCAACAGAATGCCATGTAGTTACCGAGTTAAAACTAGAAGGCAATCCCGAAAATTGGTCAGCATTACCAACTATTGGAAAGCCTATTGATAATACTAAAATTTACATACTCGACAAAAATCAAAATGTAGTTTCTAATGGCGAAACTGGAGAACTTTGTATTACTGGTGCATGTTTGGGAGAAGGTTATTTAGGTAATGATGCGCTAACAAAAGAAAAATTTTCGGTACTAAAATTATCAGATAACGAAGAACTAAGAATTTATCGCACTGGTGACATCGCTCGCTATTTACCTAACGGAAATATTGAATTTCTAGGTCGTGAGGATGAACAAGTAAAAATTAGCGGTCATAGAATTGAACTCGGTGAAGTTGAAATTGCACTCAATAAATTACCAAATATACAGCAAGCAGTTGTTGTAGCGAGCACACACTTATCAGATCAAGCACAACTTATTGCCTATTTACAATCAACAAATCCATCACAGGATATTCCAGATTTCAAACAGCAGGTCAGCAAAGTACTTCCTGAATATATGTTGCCAACACATTATATTTGGATGACGGATTTCCCTAAAACATCAAGCGGAAAAATCAACAAAAAAGCATTACCACTTCCAGAATATACAAGACCTAGTAATGCACCTTTATACAAAAAGCCAATTTCAGAAATTGAAAAAAATATAGCAAAAATTTGGTCTGAGCTTTTAAGGATACCAAAAATTGGAGTTTCAGATAATTTCTTTGAAATGGGTGGTACTTCACTCCTAGCTCAAAAAACTGTTTCTGCGCTACGACTAAATTTTAAGTATGAAATTCCAATCATAAAGTTATATCAACATCCTACAATTTCAGAATTATCTAATTATTTAGAACCTAATAAAGAAATAGAATTTAAAGCAACAAGGACAAAAAATAAAAATAATTCATCATCCGATGTCGCCATTATTGGCATGGCAGGACGATTTCCTGGTGCAAATACAATTCAAGAACTTTGGGAAGTATTGAGAGATGGTAAAGAAACCATTTCCTTTTTTACTCCTGAAGAATTGGATGCTACAATTTCAGAATCACTTCGGAAAGATCCACTTTACGTCGCAGCTAGAGGCATTGTGCCAGAAGCCAAAACATTTGATTCAGCCTTTTTTGGTCTTAATCCAAAGATTGCAGAAGCAATGGATCCTCAGCAACGTTTATTTTTAGAAATCGCCTGGGAAGTGTTGGAACAATCAGGGCATTTACCATCACATTACGATGGCAGTATTGGCGTTTTTGCTGGTACAGGAACAAATACATATTATGTCAATAATATCCTGCCAAATGAAAAAGTGTTGAACCGTATTGGACGATTCCAATCCAACACACTTAACGAAAAAGACTATATATCATCGCGTACAGCGTATCATTTAAACTTAAAAGGACCTGCGGTTAGTGTGCATTCTGCGTGCTCCACTTCCCTACTCGCTATTGCTGAAGCTGCAGATGCCATTAGGCTTGGACACTGTGATGTCGCTTTGGCTGGTGGTTCTAGCATCACAACTCCTATTTTTAGCGGTCACTTATACCAAGAAGGATCAATGATGAGCCCAGATGGTCACTGTCGCTCATTTGACGAAAATGGAAAAGGAACCGTATTTAGTGATGGAGCTGGTGTGATTCTTCTCAAAAATTTAGAGCAAGCTAAAGCCGATGGCGATACTATTTACGCTCTCGTCAAAGGAGTTGGCATCAATAATGATGGTGGTAATAAAGGAAGTTTCACAGCGCCAAGTGCCGAAGGTCAAGCAGGATCAATTGCAAATGCTTTGATTGATGCCAATATTGATGCTTCGGAAATTAGCTACATCGAAACCCACGGAACAGCAACACCAGTTGGTGATCCAATAGAAATAGAAGGTCTTAAAATGGCCTTCGGAAAACAACAACAAAATGGCTTTTGCGCCATTGGTTCCATAAAAAGTAATATGGGACATCTTACAGCAGCAGCTGGAGTGGCTGGTGTTATTAAAACCATTTTATCTTTAAAACATCGTCAACTTGTACCTTCTTTAGGATTTGACAAACCAAATCCATCGATAGATTTTGAGAATAGTCCGTTTTTCGTAAATAATACTTTAAAATCTTGGGATGCTGAAAGTCCGCGAAAAGCAGGTATCAGCTCTTTTGGTGTTGGTGGTACAAACGTTCATGTGATTTTAGAAGAATATGAAAACAAACAAAAACCTTCAGATGAAGGAAGACCTTTACAATTATTAACCTGGTCTGCTAAATCTGAGCATAGTTTAACTGGTTATCAATCTGCCTTAGGTGATTTTTTAAATAATACTTCGGGAGTTTCACTTTCTGACGTAGCTTATAGTTTAACTCAAACACGAGAACCATTTGCACATAGACGTTTTATTATAGCAGATAGTACTGTACAGGCTAAAGATATTTTAAATTCCGAAGATAATAAAGACATAAAATCAAGCACCTTAAATGTAGTCCCGAGTGAGTTGGCATTTTTATTTCCTGGTCAAGGAGCGCAATATCTCAATATGGGAAAAGCGCTATATTCCGAAGAAAAAGTTTTTAAAGATGCTGTTGATGAATGTGCAAACCTATTATCATTAAATTTTGATTTAGACATTTTAAATGTTGTTTACCCAGAGCAAAACTCTGATGAAGCAGAAGCAAAATTAAAAGATACAAAATACACACAACCAGCACTATTTGTCATTGAATATGCGCTCGCGCAACTCTGGATGAGTTGGGGAATAAAACCTACTTTGCTTTGTGGGCATAGTGTTGGAGAATTTGTTGCAGCCCATTTATCTGGCATATTTTCATTGAAAGATGCATTACACCTGATAACGATAAGAGGTAAATTGGTAAGCGAATTGCCTGGCGGAAGTATGCTTTCGGTTCGTTCAACACATAAGGCTATTGAACATTTAATTCCAGATACGCTTTCAGTAGCTGCTATAAATTCAGATAGTTTAATAGTTATTTCTGGTGAAGATGAACAAGTTGAGACATTTTCAAAAGTTTTAGACACAGAAAACATTGCAAACAAACTGTTGTTGACAAGTCATGCGTTTCATTCAACAATGATGGATCCCGTACTTGATATTTTTGAGGCAGAAGTTAAAAAGTTAAAGCTCAATTTACCTAGAATACCAATGGTATCAACGGTTACTGGAGATTGGATTACAGATGCAGAAGCAACAAGTGCAACATATTGGACCAATCACTTGAGAGCTACTGTGAATTTTTCTGGAGCGATGGACACAGTCTTAAATTTGGAAGATCCAATTTTGTTAGAAGTTGGTCCAGGACGTGCTTTGACAACTTTATCAATGCAGAAAAAAGGTTTAAAGTCTTTAGCGTCAATTTCAAGTTTATCATTTCCGAAGGAAAACGAAACTGCTTATCACACTGTTTTGACAGCGTTAGGAGATTTATGGCTTAAAGCCATTGACATTAACTGGAAACATTTTTACAGTGATCAATCGCGACAAAAACTATGGTTACCATCTTATGTTTTTGATCGTAAAACTTGTTGGATAGAGCCGATAGCTTTAAAACCAACAACTATAAATTATAACAATACAATAGAAAACACAGTCACTCAACCTATAGAAACTGTACAATATAACACTACTAAGTTTATGAGAAAACCCATAATTCTTAACAAAATATCTGAGCTTATTGAAGATAACTCTGGTATTGAAATCGAGTCAAGTGACTTTAACGTCAGCTTTTTGGAACTCGGTCTTGACTCTTTGGTGCTTACACAAATGGCAATTAACTTAAAAAATGAATTTAATACGCCAATCAGTTTTAGGCAACTAAATGACGAATTTGGTTCGCCAGAATTACTGGCAGAGCATTTGGATAAGGTGTTACCAAAAGAGGTTTATGCTCCTGCTGTTGCTAATCCTGTTCAAGAAAACACAAACAATGTAAACTCATTTGAGAGTGTTTCACAAAACTTTAATGCACCAAATAATAATAATAATAATAATAATAATAATAATAATACAGCTTTAAGTTTGATAGCTCAACAAATACAATTGTTGGGCAAGCAAATAGAATTGCTTCAAGGGAACAATAGTCAACATGTACCGGTTTCTCACATTCAAGAACCAAAACCTGTAATGATGACTCCTCCAAATGATTCTTCTACAGAAATTCTTTCCGAAGAAGAAAAAATAGAACATAAAAAACCATTTGGAGCGACGCCAAGAATAGAAAGACTATCTGCGGAACTTAATAGCGAACAAAAAACGTTTTTAGATAATCTTATTTCAACGTATAACAAAAAAACAGCTGGTAGCAAGGCATATACCCAAAAGCATCGTCATCATATGTCAGATCCGCGAGTCGTTTCAGGATTTAAGCCTTTAACAAAAGAATTGGTCTACCCTATTGTTGTTGATAAGTCGTCTGGTAGCAGACTTTGGGATATTGATGGTAATGAATATTTGGACGTTTTAAATAGTTTTGGTGCCTGTTTATTTGGTCATCAACCAGATTTTATAAAAAAAGCCATCCATGATCAAGTAGAACTTGGTTTTGAGGTTGGGCCTCAACATCCTTTAGCTGGTGAGGTTTGTGAATTACTTTGTGAATTTACAAATCAAGATCGAGCAGCCTTGTGTAACACAGGATCTGAAGCTGTTTTAGGTGCAATGCGTATTGCAAGAACAGTCACCGGACGATCACTTATCGTCGCATTCACAACCTCTTATCATGGTATTAATGATGAAGTTCTTGTAAGAGGATCAAAAAAATTAAAATCATTTCCTGCAGCATCAGGTATTTTACCAGAAGCGGTTCAAAATATGTTAATCTTAGATTATGGAACAGATGAAAGTCTCGCTATCATAAAAGAACGTGCTCATGAAATTGCAGCGGTACTTGTTGAACCTATCCAGAGTCGCAGAGCGGACTTTAGACCAATAGAATTTTTAAAAGAAGTCAAGAAAATAACAACAGCATCACAATCTGTTCTTATTTTTGATGAGATTATTACCGGTTTTAGAATGCATCCTGGTGGCGCACAAGCATTATTTGGGGTAAAAGCAGATTTGGCAACCTATGGAAAAGTAATTGGTGGAGGGATTTCGATTGGTGCAATCACAGGTAGTAAGCGATGTATGGATGCGCTAGATGGAGGATTTTGGCAATATGGAGATGACTCATTCCCAGAAGCAGGAGTTACTTATTTTGCGGGAACTTTTGTACGTCATCCATTAGCATTAGCAACCTGTAAAGCATCACTTTTACATATGAAAAAAGAAGGTGTGCAACTTCAAGCTAGCATTGCTGCTAAAACAGAGCGTTTTGCTACGGAAGTCAACACGCATCTAAAATCAAATGGAATTCCTATTGAAATTGTATTTTATCGTTCGCTTTGGAAATTGAAAATGTTAGAAGATTTACCTTATGCAGAATTATTTTTTGTTTTAATGCGGAAAAAAGGAATTCACGTTTGGGATGGTTTTCCATGCTATTTTACAACAGCCTACACTGAAGATGATGTGCAGCGTTTAATTGATACCTCAATTGAATGTATTGAAGAATTAGTCGCTGTAGGAATCATTAAAACTGATCCTCATAAACACCATCTGCCATCAAATAATGGGCAAAGTAAAAACTTTACAAAAGAATTAAACCAACCTCCAGTAAAAGGTGCGCGCTTGGGTATGGACAAGTCTGGTAATCCTGCTTGGTTTGTAGCTGATAAAGATAAAGTTGGTGAATATATTCAAATAGATTTGTAG
- a CDS encoding non-ribosomal peptide synthetase produces MSLTESVKHSHDQQHKNVAHNPFNGPTIQKVILTTQSQAEIWIACKLGGDDANRAYNESVSLVLKGELNFSAVDTAIQKLVQRHESLRSIFSADGRFMSVLEFKPVHIEHHDFSKQTPPQIEQSVKEYVVGDANYVFDLKNGPLFKVGLLKINDIEHHLVITAHHIVCDGWSLGIILEEIGALYSESVTGKPHSLPKVDDFSEYADELQSNTDSETQEKTEKFWINEYKDSIPVLNLPTDFPRPELRTNKSERQDFSIDKDLLAKLKKVGLTSGASFVTTLMVAFEIFLSKQTGQNDIVIGLPAAGQSVTGKTQLVGHCVNLLPLRSKIDGNQSFSNYLRHRKSLIFDAYDHQQLSFGELLQKLKIQRDPSRVPLVPIVFNIDMGMTASVDFKDLDYKLISNPRTYETFEVFLNATGSQDDFILEWSYNSSLFKEATIKQMMVSFENIIKKIVDDSNIKISDIIEIDNSAYTLLNDTKSYYPEEHLSDLLSQQALKYSNKTALKFLDTQITYGELEQKVNQLSNQLSDKGVISGDFVGVCLPRSIELIIILRAIMQCGAAYVPLDPSYPVQRLDYMIEDSEAKFLITTNELSKTLNSKANLLVKDNLFSCLDEFSDQPISVEKNNSDVAYLLYTSGSTGKPKGVGITHKNIVNLLYSVLENPGVKETDTLISITTISFDIAMVELYAPLLIGAKLIITNEETSKDTRLLLDVMIKEKVTLMQATPTTWQMLLDSGWKSHLPIRAFSTGEALPLSLAKNILNLVDDLWNLYGPTETTIWSAITKVEKTDELIPIGLPVANTQLYIVDENNNMVAPGKIGELCIAGDGVAKGYWKKEDLTKEKFVDNHFDSNSNSKLYRTGDLAKLLPDGNVQCLGRIDHQIKIRGQRIELGEIEQALDGLQGVQSSVVLLNGDLLVANLITSEKEKNANQIEQWKTSLKQQLPAHMIPQLFNLVGEFPKTLNGKIDRKALLVSSTTNNIKTSFAEPSTESEKIIQSIWEECLGLDNIDVNSDFFEIGGHSLVGVKVMAKLEKETGNRVPLVALLKHSTIKKLAAFMDSEFFTWDSLVPLKPEGSKPPLYIVHGANHHVLIFNELAQQLDKEQPVYGLQSRGLNGLTEPHDSIHEMAADYIEEILASNPEGPYALAGFSYGGIVAYEMARQLKAKGKEVTILAQFDTYVFPEYYHSSPSKKKVYSIFYLMGKVVYIFLNMFSNKKNFIRRTELIKLQLKGLYLRLKYGKAKQYEMQFNVALKLMTNHNIATSKYTIVPQDIVIDLFRAKEEVNFVHDQKFLGWKKMAEKGIRRHIVPGNHVDMFEKQNATEFARSLQHVLDNYNSQQYE; encoded by the coding sequence ATGAGTCTAACCGAATCAGTAAAACATTCTCATGATCAACAACATAAAAATGTTGCTCATAATCCTTTTAATGGACCCACCATTCAAAAAGTAATTCTTACCACGCAATCTCAAGCAGAAATATGGATTGCCTGTAAATTGGGTGGAGACGATGCAAACAGAGCTTACAATGAATCTGTTTCTTTGGTTTTAAAAGGTGAACTTAATTTTAGTGCTGTTGATACTGCAATTCAAAAATTAGTTCAACGTCATGAGTCATTAAGATCAATTTTTAGTGCTGATGGTCGTTTTATGAGTGTTCTGGAATTTAAGCCAGTACATATTGAACACCACGATTTTTCTAAACAAACACCTCCACAGATTGAACAATCAGTTAAGGAATACGTCGTGGGTGATGCCAATTATGTATTCGATTTAAAAAATGGTCCTTTATTTAAAGTAGGTTTACTTAAAATAAATGACATTGAACACCATTTAGTGATCACTGCTCATCATATTGTTTGTGATGGTTGGTCACTTGGCATCATACTTGAGGAAATTGGCGCACTTTATTCAGAAAGTGTAACTGGCAAACCACATTCACTCCCTAAAGTGGATGATTTTAGCGAATATGCAGATGAACTGCAATCAAATACAGATAGCGAGACGCAAGAAAAAACCGAAAAATTTTGGATCAACGAATATAAAGATTCGATTCCTGTATTAAATTTACCTACAGATTTTCCAAGACCAGAATTAAGAACCAATAAAAGTGAACGTCAAGACTTTTCAATTGATAAAGATTTACTTGCAAAATTAAAAAAAGTTGGTTTAACATCTGGAGCTAGTTTTGTCACTACTTTGATGGTTGCTTTTGAAATTTTTCTTTCCAAACAAACTGGTCAAAATGATATTGTAATTGGTTTACCTGCTGCAGGACAGTCTGTAACTGGTAAAACACAATTGGTAGGTCATTGTGTCAATCTATTGCCTTTGAGAAGTAAAATTGACGGTAATCAATCATTTAGTAATTATTTAAGGCACAGAAAATCTTTAATCTTTGATGCATATGATCATCAGCAATTAAGTTTTGGCGAATTATTGCAAAAACTAAAAATACAAAGAGACCCTTCCCGTGTTCCGCTTGTTCCTATAGTGTTTAACATTGATATGGGAATGACTGCTAGTGTTGATTTTAAAGATCTAGATTATAAGCTCATTAGCAATCCAAGAACTTATGAAACCTTTGAGGTTTTCTTAAACGCAACAGGTTCTCAAGACGATTTTATTTTAGAATGGTCGTATAACTCGTCTCTTTTTAAAGAAGCTACGATAAAACAAATGATGGTTTCTTTTGAAAATATCATTAAAAAAATAGTTGATGATAGTAACATTAAGATTTCAGATATTATTGAAATTGACAACTCAGCTTATACGCTTCTAAATGATACCAAATCGTATTATCCAGAAGAACACTTATCAGACTTACTATCACAACAAGCACTAAAATATTCAAATAAAACAGCTCTAAAGTTTTTAGATACTCAAATCACTTATGGAGAACTCGAGCAAAAAGTCAACCAATTATCAAATCAACTATCTGATAAAGGTGTTATATCTGGCGATTTTGTTGGCGTTTGTTTACCACGTTCTATTGAGCTTATTATTATTTTAAGAGCAATAATGCAATGTGGAGCAGCTTACGTTCCTCTGGACCCAAGCTATCCTGTCCAACGATTGGATTATATGATTGAGGATTCTGAGGCTAAATTTTTGATAACCACTAATGAGCTATCCAAAACTTTAAACTCTAAAGCTAATTTATTGGTTAAGGATAATTTGTTTTCTTGTTTAGATGAATTTTCAGATCAGCCAATTTCCGTAGAAAAAAACAATAGTGATGTTGCTTATTTATTGTACACTTCGGGCTCTACAGGTAAACCAAAAGGTGTTGGAATAACCCATAAAAATATTGTTAATCTGCTCTATAGCGTATTGGAAAATCCAGGCGTAAAAGAAACAGACACACTTATTTCTATCACAACTATTTCTTTTGACATTGCCATGGTTGAGCTTTATGCGCCTTTATTAATTGGTGCAAAATTGATAATAACCAACGAGGAAACCTCAAAAGACACACGTTTATTATTGGATGTGATGATAAAGGAGAAAGTAACTCTAATGCAAGCGACTCCAACGACTTGGCAAATGTTATTAGACTCTGGATGGAAATCTCACTTGCCAATAAGAGCTTTTAGCACAGGCGAAGCTCTACCATTATCGCTTGCAAAAAATATTCTAAATCTTGTTGATGACCTATGGAATTTATATGGACCAACAGAAACCACTATTTGGTCTGCAATAACTAAAGTAGAAAAAACAGATGAATTGATCCCAATTGGTCTTCCTGTAGCAAATACACAGTTATATATTGTAGATGAAAACAACAACATGGTCGCGCCAGGAAAGATTGGTGAACTTTGCATAGCAGGTGATGGTGTTGCAAAAGGATATTGGAAAAAAGAGGATCTAACCAAGGAAAAGTTTGTAGATAATCATTTTGATTCAAATTCAAATTCTAAATTATATCGTACTGGAGATTTGGCAAAATTATTACCAGACGGAAATGTACAATGTTTGGGTAGAATTGACCACCAAATTAAAATAAGAGGTCAGCGTATTGAATTGGGTGAAATTGAGCAAGCGCTAGACGGTTTGCAAGGCGTACAGTCATCTGTTGTATTACTTAATGGTGACCTTTTAGTGGCAAATTTGATTACTTCGGAAAAAGAGAAAAATGCAAATCAAATCGAGCAATGGAAAACGAGCTTAAAACAGCAACTTCCTGCTCATATGATTCCGCAACTATTCAACTTGGTTGGTGAATTTCCAAAGACTTTAAATGGAAAGATAGACCGAAAAGCATTGCTGGTAAGTTCAACAACAAACAACATTAAAACTAGTTTTGCTGAACCTTCCACCGAATCGGAAAAAATAATTCAATCTATTTGGGAAGAGTGCCTAGGTTTGGATAATATTGATGTGAATAGTGACTTTTTTGAAATTGGAGGTCATTCACTAGTTGGCGTAAAAGTTATGGCTAAACTTGAAAAAGAGACGGGTAATAGAGTTCCTTTAGTTGCACTGCTAAAACACTCCACTATTAAAAAATTGGCAGCTTTTATGGATAGCGAATTTTTTACTTGGGATTCATTAGTACCTTTAAAACCAGAAGGCTCAAAACCACCCTTATATATTGTGCATGGTGCAAATCATCATGTATTGATTTTTAATGAACTAGCGCAACAACTAGATAAAGAACAACCAGTTTATGGACTACAATCCAGAGGCCTCAATGGGTTGACAGAACCTCACGATTCCATCCATGAAATGGCAGCAGACTATATTGAAGAAATTTTAGCCTCAAATCCAGAAGGTCCCTATGCGCTTGCTGGTTTTTCGTATGGCGGAATTGTTGCATACGAAATGGCAAGACAATTAAAGGCAAAAGGAAAGGAAGTGACTATTCTTGCACAGTTTGACACTTATGTTTTTCCTGAGTATTACCATAGCAGTCCATCCAAGAAAAAAGTGTATTCTATTTTTTATTTAATGGGCAAAGTGGTTTATATCTTTTTAAATATGTTCAGTAATAAAAAGAATTTTATTAGACGAACAGAATTGATAAAACTACAGCTTAAAGGCTTATACTTAAGACTTAAATATGGAAAAGCCAAACAGTACGAAATGCAATTTAATGTGGCTCTAAAGCTTATGACAAATCATAATATTGCAACAAGTAAATACACCATTGTACCTCAAGATATTGTTATTGATTTGTTTAGGGCCAAAGAAGAAGTGAATTTTGTACATGACCAGAAGTTTTTAGGCTGGAAAAAAATGGCAGAAAAAGGTATTCGTAGGCATATAGTACCAGGAAACCATGTGGATATGTTTGAAAAACAAAATGCTACAGAGTTTGCAAGAAGTTTACAACATGTCTTAGATAATTATAATTCTCAGCAGTATGAGTGA